The following proteins come from a genomic window of Streptomyces sp. Sge12:
- the mce gene encoding methylmalonyl-CoA epimerase: MLTRIDHIGIACFDLDKTVEFYRATYGFEVFHSEVNEEQGVREAMLKINETSDGGASYLQLLEPTREDSAVGKWLAKNGEGVHHIAFGTEDVQGDSEAIRGKGVRVLYDQPRTGSMGSSITFLHPKDCHGVLTELVTSNPQH; encoded by the coding sequence ATGCTGACAAGAATCGACCACATCGGGATCGCCTGCTTCGACCTGGACAAGACTGTCGAGTTCTACCGTGCCACGTACGGCTTCGAGGTGTTCCACTCCGAGGTCAACGAGGAGCAGGGTGTCCGCGAGGCCATGTTGAAGATCAACGAAACCTCGGACGGCGGCGCCTCCTACCTCCAGCTCCTGGAACCCACCCGCGAGGACTCCGCCGTGGGCAAGTGGCTGGCCAAGAACGGCGAGGGGGTCCACCACATCGCCTTCGGCACCGAGGACGTCCAGGGGGACTCGGAGGCCATCCGCGGCAAGGGCGTCCGGGTCCTCTACGACCAGCCCCGCACGGGCTCGATGGGCTCCTCGATCACCTTCCTGCACCCCAAGGACTGCCACGGCGTCCTCACCGAACTGGTCACCTCGAACCCCCAGCACTGA
- the scy gene encoding polarized growth protein Scy, whose protein sequence is MRGYESQESHQAEADHLSRFEAEMERLKKERGKAVQHAEDLGYQVEVLRAKLHEVRRSLASRPAYDGADMGYQAEQLLRNAQIQADQMRSDAERELRDARAQTQRILQEHAEHQARLQAELHAEAVNRRQRLDQELGERRQTVEAHVNENVAWAEQLRARTEAQARRLMEESRAEAEQALNAARAEAARVAEETRRRMAADAEAARGEAEATLLRARKEAERLLTAASAQAQEATEHAERLRSTTSAEAEHTRQQTLDLGRLAESRVQEADSALREARAEAEKLLAEAKESSTRQLASAESVNEQRTRTAKEQVARLVGEATKEAEALKAEAEQALADARAEAERLRAEAGDSARTAAAEDMAAQLAKAARTAEDVLNKASEDARATTRAASEEAERIRREAETEADRLRLQAATTADELKGAAKDDTEEYRARTVELQEEARRLRGEAEQLRAEAVAEGERIRGEARREAVQQIEEAARTAEELLGKAKADADELRGGATAESERVRAEAVERAGTLRKQAEETLERTRTEAERLRAEAEERAESVRAEADAAALARREETEQALAAKRAEADEELVRLHTEAEGRLTTAEQTLRDARAAAENIRRETTEENDRLRAEAAERIRTLQTQSEAEADQLRTDAAQDAGRVRAEAEQSAVRLRGEAEAEAERVRSEAQETADRLRAEAKAAAERVAEEAAEALAAAQEEAARRRRESEETLASARTDADSERAQAREQSEELLAQARKRSEEAQAEAVWLTEEAERRASEVVSAAEATAQQVRDSVAGLHEQAEEEIAGLRNAAEHAAERTKSEAEEEAGRVRGDAYAERERATEDANRVRSEARAETDAAKALAERTVGEAIAEAEQLRSDTAEYAQRVRTEATDALAASERDAARTRADARDDANRIRGEAAEALETARAEGARITAEAAAEAERLTEETRAANAATVADAEAEAARITAEAAEAAEATRAEAANILDEARADANRLRTEAAEQIDRLITEASAEADRLTEETRAANAATVGEAAAEAERLTTAATRLKAQAAETLASAERDAARIMVDSRAEGDRLIDETRVANEATVGEAAAEAERLRAEAARELDDARAEGGRIIGEATAEADRVTVAANETLAGAERDAEQTLDEARAEANRLRTEAAEQADRLVTEAVSETEKLTEQTRKDNERTVGEAAAEAERLRAEASEALSSAQEHATRTRSEAERVKAQAAAEAERIRSGARTESERLLDEAREAANKRRSEAAEQVDRLITEASAEAEKLTTDAQQQALAATTAAEEQADAMVDAARKEAVRITSEATVEGNSLVEKARTDANELLVGARSDAAAIRERAEELRGRVEGEVEELHERARRESAEQMKSAGERVDKLVRAATEQSVEAEAKAKELVSDASSEASKVRIAAVRKAEALLKEAEQKKAELAREAESALAQAKAEAEQLVDEGRRELEVLVRRREDIQAEISRVQDVLEALESFEAPSGGGKPAVGGQGAGGVKAGATAGSTRSGGKASDG, encoded by the coding sequence GTGCGGGGCTACGAAAGCCAGGAGAGCCATCAGGCCGAGGCCGACCATCTCTCGCGCTTCGAGGCCGAGATGGAGCGGCTGAAGAAGGAGCGCGGGAAGGCCGTCCAGCACGCTGAGGACCTGGGATACCAGGTCGAGGTGCTGCGCGCCAAGCTTCACGAGGTACGACGCTCACTGGCGTCCCGCCCCGCCTACGACGGCGCGGACATGGGCTACCAGGCGGAGCAGCTGCTTCGCAATGCCCAGATCCAGGCCGACCAGATGCGCTCGGACGCCGAGCGCGAGCTGCGCGACGCCCGGGCGCAGACCCAGCGCATCCTCCAGGAGCACGCCGAGCACCAGGCGCGCCTGCAGGCCGAGCTGCACGCCGAGGCCGTCAACCGCCGCCAGCGCCTGGACCAGGAGCTGGGCGAACGGCGCCAGACCGTCGAGGCCCACGTCAATGAGAACGTGGCCTGGGCCGAGCAGTTGCGCGCCCGTACGGAGGCCCAGGCGCGCCGGCTCATGGAGGAGTCCCGCGCCGAGGCCGAGCAGGCCCTGAACGCCGCCCGCGCGGAAGCCGCCCGGGTCGCCGAGGAGACCCGGCGCCGGATGGCCGCGGACGCCGAGGCCGCCCGCGGGGAGGCCGAGGCAACTCTGCTGCGTGCCCGCAAGGAGGCCGAGCGGCTGCTGACCGCCGCCTCCGCGCAGGCCCAGGAGGCCACCGAGCACGCGGAGCGGCTGCGCTCCACCACCTCCGCCGAGGCCGAGCACACCCGGCAGCAGACCCTGGACCTCGGCCGGCTGGCCGAATCCCGTGTGCAGGAGGCCGATTCCGCGCTGCGCGAGGCCCGTGCCGAGGCCGAGAAGCTCCTCGCGGAGGCCAAGGAGAGCTCCACCCGGCAGCTGGCGTCGGCGGAGTCCGTCAACGAGCAGCGCACCCGCACCGCCAAGGAGCAGGTCGCCCGGCTGGTCGGCGAGGCCACCAAGGAGGCCGAGGCCCTCAAGGCGGAGGCCGAGCAGGCCCTGGCCGACGCCCGCGCGGAGGCCGAGCGGCTGCGCGCCGAGGCGGGCGACAGCGCCCGTACGGCCGCGGCCGAGGACATGGCGGCCCAGCTGGCGAAGGCCGCCCGTACGGCCGAGGACGTACTGAACAAGGCCTCGGAGGACGCCCGGGCCACCACCCGCGCCGCGTCCGAGGAGGCCGAGCGGATCCGCCGCGAGGCCGAGACCGAGGCCGACCGGCTGCGCCTGCAGGCGGCAACCACGGCCGACGAGCTCAAGGGCGCCGCGAAGGACGACACCGAGGAGTACCGGGCCCGCACGGTCGAGCTCCAGGAGGAGGCCCGGCGGCTGCGCGGCGAGGCCGAGCAGCTGCGCGCCGAGGCCGTCGCCGAGGGCGAGCGGATCCGCGGCGAGGCCCGCCGCGAGGCCGTCCAGCAGATCGAGGAGGCGGCCCGGACCGCCGAGGAACTGCTCGGCAAGGCCAAGGCGGACGCGGACGAGCTGCGCGGCGGGGCGACCGCCGAGAGCGAGCGGGTGCGCGCCGAGGCCGTGGAGCGGGCCGGCACCCTGCGCAAGCAGGCCGAGGAGACCCTGGAGCGGACCCGTACCGAGGCCGAGCGGCTGCGCGCCGAGGCCGAGGAACGCGCGGAGAGCGTACGGGCCGAGGCGGACGCCGCGGCGCTCGCCCGGCGCGAGGAGACCGAGCAGGCGCTGGCCGCCAAGCGCGCGGAGGCCGACGAGGAACTCGTACGGCTGCACACCGAGGCCGAGGGCCGGCTGACGACGGCCGAGCAGACGCTGCGCGACGCCCGCGCCGCGGCGGAGAACATCCGTCGGGAGACGACGGAGGAGAACGACCGGCTGCGTGCCGAGGCGGCGGAGCGGATCCGTACCCTCCAGACGCAGTCGGAGGCCGAGGCCGACCAGCTGCGCACCGACGCGGCCCAGGACGCTGGCCGGGTCCGCGCGGAGGCCGAGCAGTCCGCCGTGCGGCTGCGCGGCGAGGCCGAGGCCGAGGCGGAGCGGGTGCGCTCCGAGGCGCAGGAGACCGCGGACCGGCTGCGCGCGGAGGCGAAGGCCGCCGCCGAGCGGGTCGCCGAGGAGGCCGCGGAGGCGCTGGCCGCCGCCCAGGAGGAGGCCGCCCGGCGCCGCCGGGAGTCCGAGGAGACCCTTGCGTCGGCGCGGACCGACGCGGACAGCGAGCGGGCCCAGGCCCGCGAGCAGAGCGAGGAACTGCTGGCGCAGGCCCGCAAGCGCTCCGAGGAGGCGCAGGCCGAGGCGGTCTGGCTGACCGAGGAGGCCGAGCGGCGCGCGTCGGAGGTCGTGTCGGCGGCGGAGGCCACGGCCCAGCAGGTGCGGGACTCCGTGGCCGGGCTGCACGAGCAGGCCGAGGAGGAGATCGCCGGGCTGCGCAACGCCGCCGAGCACGCGGCGGAGCGTACGAAGTCGGAGGCCGAGGAAGAGGCCGGCCGGGTCCGCGGCGACGCCTACGCGGAGCGGGAGCGGGCCACCGAGGACGCCAACCGGGTCCGCAGCGAGGCGCGGGCCGAGACGGACGCGGCGAAGGCGCTGGCGGAGCGGACGGTCGGCGAGGCGATCGCCGAGGCGGAGCAGCTGCGCAGCGACACCGCCGAGTACGCCCAGCGGGTGCGTACGGAGGCCACGGACGCGCTGGCCGCCTCGGAGCGGGACGCGGCCCGGACCCGGGCCGACGCCCGGGACGACGCGAACCGCATCCGCGGCGAGGCGGCGGAGGCCCTGGAGACCGCCCGCGCCGAGGGCGCCCGGATCACGGCCGAGGCGGCCGCGGAGGCCGAGCGGCTCACCGAGGAGACCCGGGCGGCGAACGCGGCCACGGTCGCCGACGCCGAGGCGGAGGCCGCGCGGATCACCGCCGAGGCGGCGGAGGCCGCCGAGGCCACCCGCGCCGAGGCCGCGAACATCCTGGACGAGGCCCGGGCCGACGCCAACCGGCTGCGCACCGAGGCCGCGGAGCAGATCGACCGGCTCATCACCGAGGCTTCGGCGGAGGCCGACCGGCTCACCGAGGAGACCCGGGCGGCGAACGCGGCGACGGTCGGCGAGGCGGCTGCGGAGGCCGAGCGGCTCACCACCGCGGCGACCCGGCTCAAGGCGCAGGCGGCCGAGACGCTGGCGAGTGCCGAGCGCGACGCCGCGCGGATCATGGTCGACTCGCGTGCCGAGGGCGACCGGCTGATCGACGAGACCCGTGTGGCCAACGAGGCCACCGTCGGCGAGGCCGCGGCCGAGGCCGAGCGGCTGCGCGCCGAGGCGGCCCGGGAGCTGGACGACGCCCGTGCGGAGGGCGGCCGGATCATCGGCGAGGCCACCGCGGAGGCGGACCGGGTCACGGTCGCGGCGAACGAGACCCTGGCGGGCGCCGAGCGCGATGCCGAGCAGACGCTGGACGAGGCGCGCGCCGAGGCGAACCGGCTGCGCACCGAGGCGGCCGAGCAGGCGGACCGGCTCGTCACGGAGGCCGTGTCCGAGACGGAGAAGCTCACCGAGCAGACCCGCAAGGACAACGAGCGCACGGTCGGCGAGGCGGCCGCCGAAGCCGAGCGGCTGCGCGCGGAGGCGTCCGAGGCGCTGTCCTCGGCGCAGGAGCACGCGACCCGCACCCGGTCGGAGGCCGAGCGGGTCAAGGCGCAGGCGGCCGCCGAGGCGGAGCGCATCCGCAGCGGGGCGCGTACGGAGTCCGAGCGGCTGCTGGACGAGGCCCGCGAGGCGGCCAACAAGCGCCGCAGCGAGGCCGCGGAGCAGGTCGACCGGCTCATCACGGAGGCTTCCGCGGAGGCCGAGAAGCTGACGACCGACGCCCAGCAGCAGGCCCTCGCCGCCACCACGGCGGCCGAGGAGCAGGCCGACGCGATGGTCGACGCGGCCCGCAAGGAGGCCGTGCGGATCACCTCGGAGGCGACCGTCGAGGGCAACTCCCTGGTGGAGAAGGCCCGTACGGACGCAAACGAGCTGCTGGTGGGGGCGCGCAGCGATGCGGCTGCCATAAGAGAACGGGCGGAGGAGCTGCGCGGCCGCGTCGAGGGCGAGGTCGAGGAGCTGCACGAGCGGGCCCGCCGGGAGTCGGCCGAGCAGATGAAGTCGGCCGGCGAGCGCGTGGACAAGCTGGTGCGCGCGGCGACGGAGCAGAGCGTCGAGGCCGAGGCGAAGGCCAAGGAGCTGGTGTCGGACGCGAGCAGCGAGGCGAGCAAGGTGCGCATCGCCGCGGTCCGCAAGGCGGAGGCGCTGCTCAAGGAGGCCGAGCAGAAGAAGGCGGAGCTGGCCCGGGAGGCCGAGAGCGCGCTCGCGCAGGCCAAGGCGGAGGCCGAGCAGCTCGTCGACGAGGGTCGCCGCGAGCTGGAGGTGCTGGTGCGCCGTCGTGAGGACATTCAGGCCGAGATCTCCCGTGTCCAGGACGTTCTTGAGGCGTTGGAATCATTCGAGGCGCCTTCGGGCGGCGGAAAGCCGGCGGTCGGCGGTCAGGGCGCGGGGGGCGTGAAGGCCGGAGCGACAGCAGGTTCCACTCGTTCGGGTGGCAAGGCGTCGGACGGGTAG
- a CDS encoding ABC transporter ATP-binding protein, with product MIELEGLTKRFGTTTAVDHLSFQIRPGVVTGFLGPNGAGKSTTMRMMLDLDNPTSGTVRVYGKHYRDLSEPLKHVGALLDAKAMHGGRTAYNNLLCLAQSNRIPRQRVDEVLDLVGLTAVAKKKSKGFSLGMSQRLGIASALLGDPEILMFDEPVNGLDPEGILWIRNLMKGLAAEGRTIFVSSHLMSEMALTADHLVVIGQGKLLADLPMADFIQQNSRSYVRLRSPQQERLKDLLHESGINAVSVPATGTLEIDGVSAEQLGELAAQHQIVLHELSPQRASLEEAFMRMTADSVEYHAHAPGMAADNPARPADVPAWGAGHTATHRAGE from the coding sequence ATGATCGAGCTTGAGGGCCTTACCAAACGATTCGGTACGACGACCGCCGTGGACCACCTCAGCTTCCAGATCCGGCCGGGTGTGGTGACCGGCTTCCTGGGCCCGAACGGCGCGGGCAAATCGACGACGATGCGCATGATGCTCGACCTCGACAATCCGACCAGCGGCACGGTCAGGGTGTACGGGAAGCACTACCGCGACCTGTCGGAGCCGCTGAAGCACGTCGGGGCGCTGCTGGACGCGAAGGCCATGCACGGTGGCCGAACTGCGTACAACAACCTCCTCTGCCTGGCCCAGTCGAACCGCATCCCGCGGCAGCGGGTCGACGAGGTGCTGGACCTGGTCGGCCTGACGGCCGTGGCGAAGAAGAAGTCCAAAGGATTTTCGCTCGGAATGAGCCAACGGCTGGGAATCGCCTCCGCATTGCTGGGCGATCCGGAAATCCTGATGTTCGACGAGCCCGTCAACGGCCTGGACCCCGAGGGAATTCTCTGGATCCGCAATCTGATGAAGGGCCTGGCGGCGGAAGGAAGGACGATCTTCGTGTCGTCCCACCTGATGAGCGAAATGGCGCTGACCGCGGACCATTTGGTCGTCATCGGACAGGGAAAGCTGCTGGCAGACCTGCCGATGGCCGATTTCATCCAGCAGAACTCGCGCAGCTACGTCCGGCTGCGCTCGCCGCAGCAGGAACGGCTGAAGGACCTCCTGCACGAGTCCGGGATCAATGCCGTCAGCGTTCCCGCCACCGGCACCCTGGAGATCGACGGGGTGAGCGCGGAGCAGCTCGGCGAGCTGGCCGCCCAGCACCAGATCGTGCTGCACGAACTCAGCCCGCAACGGGCATCACTGGAGGAAGCGTTCATGCGTATGACGGCGGACTCCGTCGAGTACCACGCCCACGCACCGGGCATGGCTGCCGACAACCCGGCCCGGCCGGCCGACGTCCCCGCCTGGGGCGCCGGCCACACCGCGACGCACAGGGCCGGTGAGTGA
- a CDS encoding MarR family winged helix-turn-helix transcriptional regulator, with protein METETATRWLTDAEQCAWRTHLDVSRLLMHQLEKDLQPFGLTNNDYEILVNLSESPDHRLRMSDLATATLQSKSRLSHQITRMETAGLVRRVNCESDRRGLYAVLTDEGMETMRRVAPHHVASVRQHFIDLLPPEALAALRSSLAPVAEHLRDNRGKV; from the coding sequence ATGGAGACCGAGACGGCCACGCGCTGGCTGACCGACGCCGAGCAGTGCGCCTGGCGCACCCACCTGGACGTCAGCAGACTGCTGATGCACCAGCTGGAAAAGGATCTCCAGCCCTTCGGACTCACCAACAACGACTACGAGATCCTCGTGAACCTCTCGGAGTCGCCGGACCACCGGCTGCGGATGAGCGACCTGGCGACCGCCACGCTCCAGTCCAAGAGCCGGCTGTCCCACCAGATCACCCGCATGGAGACGGCGGGCCTGGTACGCCGGGTGAACTGCGAGTCCGACCGCCGCGGCCTGTACGCGGTGCTCACGGACGAGGGCATGGAGACGATGCGACGGGTCGCCCCGCACCACGTGGCATCCGTCCGCCAGCACTTCATCGACCTGCTGCCGCCGGAGGCCCTGGCGGCGCTGCGCTCCTCGCTGGCCCCGGTGGCCGAGCACCTGCGCGACAACCGCGGCAAGGTCTGA
- a CDS encoding acetyl-CoA C-acetyltransferase, which produces MSGSNNTTSVIVAGARTPMGRLLGSLKSFSGADLGGFAIKSALDRAGISGDQVQYVIMGQVLQAGAGQIPARQAAVKAGIPMNVPALTINKVCLSGLDAIALADQLIRAGEFDIVVAGGQESMTNAPHLLPKSREGFKYGAIEMLDAMAYDGLTDAFENIAMGESTEKHNTRLGIERAPQDEFAASSHQRAAAAQKNGVFEAEIVPVEIPQRKGDPVIFSSDEGIRPETTVESLGKLRPAFAKDGTITAGTSSQISDGAAAVVVMSKAKAEELGLEWIAEIGAHGNVAGPDNSLQSQPSNAILHALKKEGLQVSDLDLIEINEAFAAVAVQSMKDLGVTPEKVNVNGGAIALGHPIGMSGARVVLHLALELKRRGGGVGAAALCGGGGQGDALIVRVAK; this is translated from the coding sequence ATGTCCGGATCGAACAACACCACTTCTGTGATCGTCGCCGGGGCCCGCACGCCCATGGGGCGGCTGCTCGGCTCGCTGAAGTCCTTCTCGGGTGCCGACCTCGGCGGCTTCGCCATCAAGTCCGCGCTGGACCGGGCCGGGATCTCCGGCGACCAGGTGCAGTACGTGATCATGGGCCAGGTGCTGCAGGCCGGCGCGGGCCAGATCCCCGCCCGCCAGGCGGCGGTCAAGGCCGGCATTCCGATGAACGTGCCCGCCCTCACGATCAACAAGGTGTGTCTCTCGGGTCTGGACGCGATCGCGCTGGCCGACCAGCTGATCCGCGCCGGGGAGTTCGACATCGTGGTCGCGGGCGGTCAGGAGTCCATGACCAACGCCCCGCACCTGCTGCCCAAGTCCCGCGAGGGCTTCAAGTACGGCGCCATCGAGATGCTGGACGCGATGGCCTACGACGGCCTGACCGACGCCTTCGAGAACATCGCGATGGGCGAGTCCACCGAGAAGCACAACACCCGCCTGGGCATCGAGCGCGCCCCGCAGGACGAATTCGCCGCCTCCTCGCACCAGCGGGCCGCGGCCGCGCAGAAGAACGGCGTCTTCGAGGCCGAGATCGTCCCCGTGGAGATCCCGCAGCGCAAGGGCGACCCGGTCATCTTCTCGTCGGACGAGGGCATCCGCCCCGAGACCACGGTGGAGTCCCTCGGCAAGCTGCGTCCGGCCTTCGCCAAGGACGGCACCATCACCGCCGGCACCTCCTCCCAGATCAGCGACGGCGCGGCCGCCGTGGTCGTGATGAGCAAGGCGAAGGCCGAGGAGCTCGGCCTGGAGTGGATCGCCGAGATCGGCGCCCACGGCAACGTGGCCGGCCCCGACAACTCCCTCCAGTCGCAGCCGTCGAACGCGATCCTGCACGCGCTGAAGAAGGAGGGCCTCCAGGTCTCCGACCTGGACCTTATCGAGATCAACGAGGCCTTCGCGGCGGTCGCCGTGCAGTCAATGAAGGACCTCGGCGTGACCCCGGAAAAGGTGAACGTCAATGGTGGCGCCATTGCCCTGGGCCACCCGATCGGCATGTCCGGAGCCCGTGTGGTGCTGCACCTGGCGCTGGAGCTCAAGCGCCGCGGCGGCGGCGTCGGCGCGGCCGCCCTGTGCGGCGGCGGCGGCCAGGGCGACGCGCTGATCGTCCGCGTCGCCAAGTAG
- a CDS encoding PepSY domain-containing protein: MKRNVFVTAAVSVTLLVAGPVATSAAAASADTARTAPAAAARADVTAEQAVAAALKDYPGVVESLDRDGNVWHVDVITKDGKGHAELEVDAATGKVTRENVDTDENPSEHKDLLAAKVTAEQAAKAAVAAHPGTVWTVEWDSDDDNGQTAYWHVEVRGSDGKTWDGSVDATTGKVTAQSDSDSDSDSDSDSDQNN; this comes from the coding sequence ATGAAGCGCAACGTGTTCGTCACCGCAGCCGTGTCCGTGACCCTGCTGGTCGCGGGACCCGTCGCCACCAGTGCCGCCGCGGCGTCCGCCGACACGGCGAGAACCGCCCCCGCGGCCGCGGCCCGGGCGGACGTCACGGCCGAGCAGGCCGTGGCCGCCGCCCTCAAGGACTACCCCGGCGTCGTCGAGTCCCTCGACAGGGACGGCAACGTCTGGCACGTGGACGTGATCACCAAGGACGGCAAGGGCCACGCCGAGCTGGAGGTCGACGCCGCCACGGGCAAGGTCACCCGCGAGAACGTGGACACCGACGAGAACCCGAGCGAGCACAAGGACCTGCTCGCGGCCAAGGTCACCGCGGAACAGGCCGCCAAGGCCGCCGTGGCGGCCCACCCGGGCACGGTGTGGACCGTGGAATGGGACTCCGACGACGACAACGGCCAGACCGCCTACTGGCACGTCGAGGTGCGCGGCTCCGACGGCAAGACCTGGGACGGATCCGTGGACGCCACGACCGGCAAGGTCACCGCGCAGTCCGACTCGGACTCGGACTCCGATTCGGACTCGGACTCCGACCAGAACAACTGA
- a CDS encoding cellulose-binding protein, with protein sequence MSDTSSPFGFELVRRGYDRGQVDDRITKLVSDRDSALGRINSLEKRIEELHLETQNAQAQVNDAEPSYAGLGARVEKILRLAEEEAKDLREEARRAAEQHRELAESAAQQVRNDAESFAADRKSKAEDEGVRIVEKAKGDASTLRAEAQKDAASKREEADALFEETRAKAAQAAADFETNLAKRREQSERDLASRQAKAEKRLAEIEHRAEQLRLEAEKLRTDAERRARQTVETAQRQAEDIVADANAKADRIRSESERELAALTNRRDSINAQLTNVREMLATLTGAAVAAANPIVDDEPVTRGVPAQQSR encoded by the coding sequence ATGAGCGACACTTCCTCCCCCTTCGGCTTCGAGCTCGTGCGGCGTGGTTACGACCGTGGTCAGGTGGACGACCGCATTACCAAGCTGGTCTCCGACCGCGACAGCGCCCTTGGACGTATCAACTCTCTGGAAAAGCGGATCGAGGAGTTGCACCTCGAGACGCAGAACGCCCAGGCCCAGGTGAACGACGCCGAGCCGTCGTACGCCGGCCTCGGCGCCCGGGTCGAGAAGATCCTGCGGCTGGCCGAGGAGGAGGCGAAGGACCTGCGCGAGGAGGCCCGTCGCGCGGCCGAGCAGCACCGCGAGCTCGCCGAGTCGGCCGCCCAGCAGGTGCGCAACGACGCCGAGTCGTTCGCCGCCGACCGCAAGTCGAAGGCGGAGGACGAGGGCGTCCGCATCGTCGAGAAGGCCAAGGGCGACGCGTCGACCCTGCGCGCCGAGGCCCAGAAGGACGCGGCCTCCAAGCGTGAGGAGGCCGACGCGCTGTTCGAGGAGACCCGCGCCAAGGCCGCCCAGGCCGCCGCGGACTTCGAGACCAACCTGGCCAAGCGCCGTGAGCAGTCCGAGCGCGACCTGGCCTCCCGTCAGGCCAAGGCCGAGAAGCGTCTCGCGGAGATCGAGCACCGCGCCGAGCAGCTGCGCCTGGAGGCCGAGAAGCTCCGTACGGACGCCGAGCGCCGGGCCCGCCAGACCGTGGAGACCGCGCAGCGCCAGGCCGAGGACATCGTGGCCGACGCCAACGCCAAGGCGGACCGGATCCGCAGCGAGTCCGAGCGCGAGCTGGCGGCGCTCACCAACCGCCGCGACTCGATCAACGCGCAGCTGACCAACGTCCGCGAGATGCTGGCGACGCTCACCGGTGCGGCCGTCGCGGCGGCCAACCCGATCGTGGACGACGAGCCCGTCACGCGCGGCGTCCCGGCGCAGCAGAGCCGCTGA
- the meaB gene encoding methylmalonyl Co-A mutase-associated GTPase MeaB produces the protein MTAVDVPQLVAQAREGRPRAVARLISLVEGASPQLREVMAALAPLTGGAYVVGLTGSPGVGKSTSTSALVSAYRKAGKRVGVLAVDPSSPFSGGALLGDRVRMSDHASDPGVYIRSMATRGHLGGLAWAAPQAIRVLDAAGCEVILVETVGVGQSEVEIASQADTSVVLLAPGMGDGIQAAKAGILEIGDVYVVNKADRDGADATARELNHMLGLGEARGRDDWRPPIVKTVAARGQGIDELVEALEKHRAWMDERGVLAQRRAARAAREVETIAVTALRARMADLHGDAHLDALAARVAVGELDPYAAADALLATLTEA, from the coding sequence ATGACGGCGGTGGACGTCCCCCAGCTGGTGGCCCAGGCCCGTGAGGGCCGGCCGAGAGCGGTGGCCCGGCTGATCTCGCTGGTCGAGGGGGCGTCCCCGCAGCTGCGCGAGGTGATGGCCGCGCTGGCGCCGCTGACGGGCGGGGCGTACGTGGTGGGGCTGACGGGGTCGCCGGGTGTCGGCAAGTCGACCTCGACCTCGGCGCTCGTGTCCGCGTACCGCAAGGCCGGCAAGCGGGTCGGCGTCCTGGCCGTGGACCCGTCCTCGCCCTTCTCGGGCGGCGCGCTGCTCGGCGACCGGGTGCGGATGTCGGACCACGCCTCCGACCCGGGGGTCTACATCCGCTCCATGGCCACCCGGGGCCACCTGGGAGGGCTCGCCTGGGCCGCCCCGCAGGCGATCCGGGTGCTGGACGCCGCCGGCTGCGAGGTGATCCTCGTCGAGACGGTCGGGGTCGGGCAGTCGGAGGTGGAGATCGCCTCCCAGGCCGACACCTCGGTGGTGCTGCTGGCGCCCGGCATGGGCGACGGCATCCAGGCCGCCAAGGCGGGCATCCTGGAGATCGGCGACGTGTACGTGGTCAACAAGGCGGACCGGGACGGCGCGGACGCGACGGCCCGGGAGCTGAACCACATGCTGGGCCTGGGCGAGGCGCGGGGCCGGGACGACTGGCGGCCGCCGATCGTGAAGACGGTCGCGGCCCGCGGCCAGGGCATCGACGAGCTGGTCGAGGCGCTGGAGAAGCACCGGGCGTGGATGGACGAGCGCGGGGTACTGGCGCAGCGCCGGGCGGCCCGGGCGGCCCGGGAGGTCGAGACGATCGCCGTGACGGCGCTGCGGGCGCGGATGGCGGACCTGCACGGTGACGCCCACCTGGACGCGCTGGCCGCGCGGGTGGCCGTGGGCGAGCTGGACCCGTACGCGGCGGCGGACGCACTGCTGGCGACCCTGACGGAGGCCTAG